The nucleotide window GAAAGGAATCGCTAAAGCAAGTTTTAAAAATATAATCTCTTACATTGCCATTGCTATCAATGGTTATATCATCAGCAGTAGCAGAAGCAGATATTAGAGGAATTTTATTTTGCATAGCTGCTGGCGATGCAGCCTTTGTGTTCCCAGAAGTAGCAGGTCCTAGTAGTGCAACGACCTTATCTCTGGTTGCTAATCTTGTTGACACGTTAGCAGCTTCTGTATCCTCTGACTTATTATCTACCTTAACTGGCTCTATTTGCTTTCCAAGCACCCCACCGTTTTTGTTTATCTCTTCAAATCCTAGCTCAATACCTTCTACAAGACCTTGCCCATAAGTTGCAACTCCACCTGATAACTCATAATTTAAACCAACCTTTATCTTATCTGAATTACTTCCTGTCCCCGAAGAACATCCTACAAAAAGACTTAACACAAGAACTGATGATAATAATACCAATAATTTTTTATTCATTCTTAAACACCTCTACTATAGTTATTTTTAAATTTAAGTACTACAATATCATTTCTCCTAATAATACCATCTTCATTTTGATCCATAAAAAACTCCCCCTTTTGTGAAAAGATATAAAATAAAGCCTCTACATGTATAGCAAATACATATAGAGGCTCTTATTGCGGTACCACTCTACTTTATAATTATCTCACGATAATTAACTCCCTAGGTTCTATAGATTTAAGTTGAATTTTTAAACTTAAGCTCCTACAAAAACCCTAGCCTTTTAACGGGGCTTACCGGTATAGCCTACTAAAGATTCAGCCATATAACTCCGAAGTGATGGCTCCCTACCTAATCAATACTGGTTCTCAGCTCGCCCAGCTCTCTGTAATTGATTTTCTTGATAGTTTGCTCTTCATCATAGTTTTTAAATATTAATTTATAAATGTTCTAAGATGCTCTTAGAAGTTTTTTAATAATTAATCAATAATATAACACGATAAAATAATGTTGTCAACATAATTTTTGCAATATTCTTAATAATTTATTTCAAATAATATACTTTTGAAAATATTAGGAATAACAAATATTTAATGTAAATAAATAGGATGTGGCATGGCCTCAGTGTTTCTCAATCAATTGTATATGCTTTTTTTGATTTTGCAAACCTTTTCCCTATAGTGTTATGCAATTCAATTTTAGGTTTATTGCAATTTTCAGTATTCTTTCCGTTGAATTTTTGAATCTACCCTATGCTTTGAATATTTTATGTATCATTTGTAGAGAATAAATTATAGAAAAGTATAAATTTGGAGGAACAATATGAATACAGATAATTTGCTAAATTTTAAAAAATCTCCTAGTTCTTTTTGGATTGAATCTTCACCTAGTACAAATTATCCTACCCTAGACAAGGATTTAAAAGTAGATATAGCTATAATTGGAGGTGGTCTAACTGGTATTCAGTGTGCATATCAATTGCAAAAGGAAGGCCTTAGCATTGCTGTTCTTGAAGCTCATCGTATAGGTCATGGCACTTCCGGTCATACAACAGCAAAAATAACCTCACAGCATAGCCTTATTTATTATAAAATTCTAAGTCAAATGGGAACAGAACTAGCGAAGCAATATGCTTCTGCTAACGAATCAGCTATTCATGAAATTAAAAAAATTTCAGAAGAAAACAATATAGATTGCGATTATACTTTCCAAGATGCATTTATATATACAGAAAGTAATGAATATATACAAAAAATTCAAAATGAAGTGAAGGCAGCATCATCCTTGGGAATCGAAGCCTCTTATATAGAAGATATTCCTTTTCCTATACCTATTAAGGGAGGAATTAAGTTCCAAAATCAAGCCCAGTTTCACCCTCTTAAATATCTGATTTCTCTTGCAAAGGTTGTTCATGACAAAGGTGTTAAAATATACGAAGAGACTAGAGCTGTAGATATTGAAGAAAATGATAATTACATTATTACAGATTCTCAAGGAAAAAAAGTAACTGCAGAAAAAGTAATTATTGCATCCCACTATCCTTTTTATAACAAGCATGGATTATATTTTGCAAGGATTTATACCCAAAGATCCTACATTATAGGAATTAGAGCAAAGGAAAAGTATCCGGGAGGAATGTATATAAATGCCGAAGAGCCAGCACGCTCATTGAGACACCAAAGTACACCAGAGGGTGAGCTAATTCTTGTAGTTGGAGAGAACCACAAAACTGGTCAAGGTGAAGATATGAATAAGCACTATAAAGCTTTAATAGATTTTGCAGAGGATATATTTACTGTGGAAAATATTCCTTATAGATGGTCTACCCAGGATTGTATGACTTTAGACGGCATACCCTATGTAGGAAACTATACCCCAAATACGCCTAATCTATATGTGGCTACTGGCTTTCAAAAATGGGGTATGACAAATAGCACTGCATCCTCCTTACTCTTAAGAGATCTCATAGTAAAGAGAGAAAGTCCATGGAGTGATGTATATAACCCATCACGAAATACTATTGCTGCTTCTGCAAAGAGCTTTTTAGTAGAAAATGCAGATGTGGCAAAGCATCTATTAAAGGGAAAACTATCCCCCTTATCACAGGATGTAAAGGTTGAAGTTGGAGAAGGAAAGGTATTTGAAGTAAAAGGAGATAGGGCTGGCGTTTATAAGGATGAACAAAATAGGCTTCACATAGTAAATACTACTTGTACTCACATGGGATGTGAATTGAACTGGAACTCTGCCGAAAGGTCCTGGGACTGTCCTTGTCATGGCTCACGGTTTTCTTGTGAAGGAAAAATTCTCGAAGGTCCTGCTGTAAGTCCTTTAGAGATGACTAATGATGTGAATACAGTTGAAAAATTGTTTAAAGATGATTTTTAAGATATTAAAAGCATTAGTTTTACTCACATTTAAAAATCCTATGCAATTAAATCTTGCATAGGATTTGAAATTAGCTTTGATCATCATCTGGGCCATCATTGGTTTTATCATTAGACTTTTTGTTTGGACTTTTCCTTCTAATTCCTTCTGCAATTATTCCAAATAGAACTCCAAAGGATATGCCTAATGCTAAATTATCGAAAAGAATTCCATAAGTTACTCCTAAAGCTATTCCAATGCCAAGCACTATATCATCCTCCTTTAAATAATCATTAGAATTTTCTACCACCACCACCATGTGTTCTTCCACTAGATGATCTATGAGTAGTGCTTCTCCCACCAGAAGAACCAGATGTGTTGGTAGGCTTTGGTATTGTCCTAAAGGTTACGAAGGTGTCTACTAGCTTATCTTCCTTTTGTGCTAAATTAACTATACTATTATTTCTAAAT belongs to Proteiniborus ethanoligenes and includes:
- a CDS encoding FAD-dependent oxidoreductase; translation: MNTDNLLNFKKSPSSFWIESSPSTNYPTLDKDLKVDIAIIGGGLTGIQCAYQLQKEGLSIAVLEAHRIGHGTSGHTTAKITSQHSLIYYKILSQMGTELAKQYASANESAIHEIKKISEENNIDCDYTFQDAFIYTESNEYIQKIQNEVKAASSLGIEASYIEDIPFPIPIKGGIKFQNQAQFHPLKYLISLAKVVHDKGVKIYEETRAVDIEENDNYIITDSQGKKVTAEKVIIASHYPFYNKHGLYFARIYTQRSYIIGIRAKEKYPGGMYINAEEPARSLRHQSTPEGELILVVGENHKTGQGEDMNKHYKALIDFAEDIFTVENIPYRWSTQDCMTLDGIPYVGNYTPNTPNLYVATGFQKWGMTNSTASSLLLRDLIVKRESPWSDVYNPSRNTIAASAKSFLVENADVAKHLLKGKLSPLSQDVKVEVGEGKVFEVKGDRAGVYKDEQNRLHIVNTTCTHMGCELNWNSAERSWDCPCHGSRFSCEGKILEGPAVSPLEMTNDVNTVEKLFKDDF